A region from the Triticum aestivum cultivar Chinese Spring chromosome 3D, IWGSC CS RefSeq v2.1, whole genome shotgun sequence genome encodes:
- the LOC123076922 gene encoding calmodulin-binding protein 60 B: MAAHKRLHDGFEQDPDQPEKKRMERSVSFSTVIREAMVMKQVQSVFLVLEPLLRRVVQEEIQAGLVRSPRYIERSSPETPPAAERPALRLAFLNPPMLPIFTGSKIEDVNGEPLQVILVDADTGSPRGALPQFMRVELVPLFGDFPPDGREEWTAGEFARGVVKERAGKRPLLTGDVGLTMRDGRAVVNDLQFTDNSSWVRCRKFRIGARVVPGSYEGARVAEAMTEAFNVRDHRGELYRKHYPPALTDDVWRLEKIGKEGAFHRKLRQNGVETVQEFVRMLTVRPEMLRAMMGDGMTDRMWEVTTSHARTCDAGDKVYAYAGQHGATVYVNSLCQLVRLEFAGVECAAQQLTRAQKAYVHQLCVEAFEQRHSLQEAEPLPAAMLLHASSSSSSLPMLQNAAPVTPPPLPATPLWFQGNQELDLQIVDELSGGQGNFGFHMFQSNFG; encoded by the exons ATGGCAGCGCACAAGCGGCTCCACGACGGGTTCGAGCAGGACCCCGACCAGCCCGAGAAGAAGCGGATGGAGCGGTCGGTCTCGTTCTCCAC GGTGATCCGGGAGGCCATGGTGATGAAGCAGGTGCAGAGTGTGTTCCTGGTGCTGGAGCCTCTCCTGCGCCGAGTG GTGCAGGAGGAGATCCAGGCGGGGCTGGTGCGCAGCCCGCGGTACATCGAGAGGTCCTCGCCGGAGACGCCGCCGGCGGCGGAGCGGCCCGCGTTGAGGCTGGCGTTCCTCAACCCGCCGATGCTGCCGATCTTCACCGGCAGCAAGATCGAGGACGTGAACGGCGAGCCCCTCCAGGTCATCCTCGTCGACGCCGACACCGGCTCGCCCCGCGGCGCGCTCCCGCAGTTCATGCGCGTCGAGCTGGTGCCGCTCTTCGGCGACTTCCCGCCGGACGGCCGCGAGGAGTGGACGGCCGGCGAGTTCGCCCGCGGCGTCGTCAAGGAGCGCGCGGGGAAGCGCCCGCTCCTCACCGGCGACGTCGGCCTCACCATGCGTGACGGGCGCGCCGTCGTGAACGACCTCCAGTTCACCGACAACTCCTCCTGGGTCCGCTGCCGCAAGTTCCGCATCGGCGCGCGCGTGGTGCCGGGAAGCTACGAGGGCGCCAGGGTCGCCGAGGCCATGACCGAGGCCTTCAACGTCCGCGACCACCGCGGCGAAC TTTACCGGAAGCACTACCCGCCGGCGCTCACCGACGACGTGTGGCGGCTGGAGAAGATCGGCAAGGAGGGTGCCTTCCACCGGAAGCTGCGGCAGAACGGCGTGGAGACCGTGCAGGAGTTCGTGCGGATGCTCACCGTGAGGCCGGAAATGCTGCGCGCGATGATGGGCGACGGCATGACGGACCGCATGTGGGAGGTGACCACGAGCCACGCCAGGACGTGCGACGCCGGCGACAAGGTGTACGCGTACGCCGGGCAGCACGGCGCCACCGTCTACGTCAACTCCCTCTGCCAGCTGGTCCGGCTCGAGTTCGCCGGCGTCGAGTGCGCGGCGCAGCAGCTCACCAGGGCCCAGAAGGCGTACGTGCACCAGCTGTGCGTGGAGGCGTTCGAGCAGCGGCACAGCCTCCAGGAGGCGGAGCCCCTGCCCGCCGCCATGCTCCTCcacgccagcagcagcagcagcagcctcccAATGCTGCAGA ACGCAGCGCCGGTCACGCCGCCGCCCCTTCCGGCGACGCCGCTCTGGTTCCAGGGAAACCAGGAGCTGGACCTCCAGATCGTCGACGAGCTCTCCGGCGGCCAGGGCAACTTTGGCTTCCACATGTTCCAGAGCAACTTCGGCTAA